One uncultured Alphaproteobacteria bacterium genomic region harbors:
- a CDS encoding TRAP dicarboxylate transporter, DctP subunit, whose amino-acid sequence MIKVRICALFVGTLLSAWAPFAADAQPVSIKLGHVAPTDEPYHQAAEKFAQLVKQYTDGAVEVQIFPNSLLGGQRELLEGLQLNSVDATLTTAAVLANFLPRTQVIELPFMFRDRAHVYKVVDGPLAQEIYAGDEAKKMKVIDTWENGFRNITNDVRPIERPDDMKGIKIRVMENKMYIDMFKALGANPTPMARGEVFTALQTKTIDAQENPLGQIATSRFYEVQKYLTLSRHTYSPEALVFSLATWNRLSPQHREAIRRASAEAKAYNRELSAKMEDEYLAKLRANGMTVTTPSPEEIAAFQEKMTPVWDTYADKIGKDLIRKIKETR is encoded by the coding sequence ATGATCAAGGTGAGAATTTGTGCGCTGTTCGTCGGCACGTTGCTGTCGGCATGGGCGCCGTTCGCCGCCGATGCGCAGCCGGTCTCGATCAAGCTCGGCCACGTCGCGCCCACCGACGAACCCTATCACCAGGCGGCGGAAAAGTTCGCGCAACTGGTCAAGCAGTACACCGACGGCGCGGTCGAGGTGCAGATCTTCCCCAACAGCCTGCTCGGCGGCCAGCGCGAACTCCTCGAAGGCCTGCAACTCAACTCCGTCGACGCCACCCTCACCACCGCGGCGGTGCTCGCCAACTTCCTGCCGCGGACCCAGGTCATCGAGCTGCCGTTCATGTTCCGCGACCGGGCGCACGTCTACAAGGTCGTCGACGGACCGCTGGCGCAGGAGATCTACGCCGGCGACGAAGCCAAGAAGATGAAGGTGATCGACACCTGGGAGAACGGCTTCCGCAACATCACCAACGATGTCCGGCCGATCGAACGGCCCGACGACATGAAGGGCATCAAGATCCGGGTGATGGAAAACAAGATGTACATCGACATGTTCAAGGCCCTCGGCGCGAACCCAACGCCGATGGCGCGCGGCGAGGTGTTCACCGCGCTGCAGACCAAGACCATCGACGCCCAGGAGAACCCCCTCGGACAGATCGCCACCTCGCGATTCTACGAGGTGCAGAAATACCTGACGCTCAGCCGCCACACCTATTCGCCCGAGGCCCTGGTGTTCAGCCTCGCCACATGGAACCGCCTGTCGCCGCAACATCGCGAAGCGATCCGCCGCGCCAGCGCCGAGGCCAAGGCCTACAACCGCGAACTTTCGGCGAAGATGGAGGACGAATACCTCGCCAAGCTGCGCGCCAACGGCATGACCGTCACCACCCCGTCGCCGGAGGAGATCGCCGCGTTCCAGGAGAAGATGACGCCGGTGTGGGACACCTACGCGGACAAGATCGGCAAGGACCTGATCCGGAAGATCAAGGAAACCCGCTAA
- a CDS encoding hypothetical protein (Evidence 5 : No homology to any previously reported sequences), with the protein MSFKDFSTSHPEHKPSPLTAKPGNLQAAKAAQPPHPAVTKPHAPRQSALKH; encoded by the coding sequence ATGTCGTTCAAGGACTTCTCTACCTCCCACCCCGAACACAAGCCCAGTCCGCTGACGGCGAAGCCCGGCAACCTTCAGGCCGCGAAGGCCGCGCAACCGCCGCATCCCGCGGTGACCAAGCCCCACGCGCCGCGCCAGTCCGCCCTCAAGCACTGA
- the ttuA gene encoding HTH-type transcriptional regulator TtuA encodes MDLRQLRCFVAVAEDLHFGRAALRLAMLPSALGRAVHLLEEELGARLLARTTRSVALTDDGRKLLDDAKDLLAHADDVEKRFRGRVRGDGRTLRLGAIDSASAGLVPLLLHDFRQRRPDAVVSLVEDKTIRMLPRLLSGRLDVALVRPPEKLDPAIELMFLLHETAVVAVPEGSPLARRRKLEIRDLADQILIVPDRHSRPHSHDLTIKLLARAGIEARVAHIAEEKATIVSLVAANLGVAIVPRWTSRLRVPGVRYLPLADADVAHRLPLAAAWVGGTRDPLRDALLATLKSRLAAYAAQA; translated from the coding sequence ATGGATCTGCGCCAGCTTCGCTGTTTCGTCGCGGTGGCCGAGGATCTGCACTTCGGGCGGGCGGCGTTGCGGCTGGCGATGCTGCCTTCCGCCCTCGGCCGCGCGGTTCATCTGCTGGAGGAGGAGCTGGGCGCGCGCCTGCTCGCCCGCACCACCCGCAGCGTCGCCCTGACCGACGACGGGCGGAAACTCCTCGACGACGCGAAGGACCTGCTCGCCCACGCGGACGACGTGGAAAAGCGGTTTCGCGGCCGCGTGCGCGGCGATGGACGGACGCTCCGTCTCGGCGCGATCGACAGCGCGTCGGCGGGACTGGTGCCTCTGTTGCTGCACGATTTTCGCCAGCGGCGGCCCGATGCCGTGGTCAGCCTGGTGGAGGACAAGACCATCCGGATGCTGCCGCGGCTGCTGTCCGGGCGGCTCGACGTGGCGCTGGTGCGGCCGCCGGAGAAGCTCGATCCGGCAATCGAGCTGATGTTTCTGCTGCACGAGACGGCGGTGGTGGCGGTGCCCGAGGGCAGCCCGCTGGCACGCCGCCGCAAGCTCGAAATCCGCGATCTCGCCGATCAGATTCTGATCGTGCCCGACCGCCATTCGCGCCCGCACAGCCACGATCTCACGATCAAGCTGCTCGCCCGGGCGGGGATCGAGGCACGGGTCGCCCACATCGCGGAAGAGAAGGCGACGATCGTCAGCCTCGTCGCCGCCAATCTCGGCGTCGCGATCGTTCCGCGCTGGACCTCCCGCCTCCGGGTTCCGGGCGTGCGCTACCTGCCGCTCGCCGACGCGGACGTCGCCCATCGCCTGCCGCTCGCGGCGGCCTGGGTCGGCGGCACCCGCGACCCGCTGCGCGACGCGCTGCTCGCGACCCTGAAATCCCGCCTCGCCGCCTACGCCGCGCAGGCGTGA
- the dinB gene encoding DNA polymerase IV 3, whose amino-acid sequence MTPDPLPAESAPRKIIHVDMDAFYASVEQRDDPALRGRPVTVGRDRMRGVVAAASYEARAFGVRSAMPSVTARHKCPELVFVPPRFEVYRAVSAQIRAIFARYTPLIEPLSLDEAYLDVTANLPGLPSATAIATEIRAAILAETGLTASAGISYNKFLAKIASDANKPNGQFVIAPKTGAAFVAALPVRKFHGIGPATAEKMRALGIETGADLAARSLAFLTEHFGKAGRFYYWIARGVDDRPVRPNRERKSLGTETTFLADLFTREAAQAELDRLVAEVCEECAARNLRGRTATLKVKYADFRQITRSHTAPHPIVSPDAAVRVAAGLLAPLFPVDRGIRLLGFTLSSFEDEPADAAQLLLEL is encoded by the coding sequence TTGACCCCCGACCCGCTCCCCGCCGAATCCGCGCCGCGCAAGATCATCCACGTCGATATGGACGCGTTCTACGCCTCGGTCGAGCAGCGCGACGACCCGGCCCTGCGCGGACGTCCGGTGACGGTGGGGCGCGACCGGATGCGCGGCGTCGTCGCCGCCGCGAGCTACGAGGCGCGGGCGTTCGGGGTGCGCTCGGCGATGCCTTCGGTGACCGCGCGCCACAAATGCCCGGAGCTGGTGTTCGTGCCGCCGCGTTTCGAGGTGTACCGCGCGGTGTCGGCGCAGATCCGCGCGATCTTCGCGCGCTACACGCCGCTGATCGAGCCGCTGTCGCTCGACGAGGCGTATCTCGACGTCACCGCCAACCTGCCCGGCCTCCCCTCCGCCACCGCGATCGCCACCGAGATCCGCGCCGCGATCCTGGCCGAGACCGGGCTCACCGCCTCGGCGGGAATTTCCTACAACAAGTTCCTGGCCAAGATCGCCTCCGACGCCAACAAGCCGAACGGCCAGTTCGTGATCGCTCCGAAAACCGGCGCGGCGTTCGTCGCGGCGCTGCCGGTGCGCAAGTTCCACGGCATCGGCCCCGCCACCGCCGAAAAGATGCGCGCGCTCGGCATCGAGACCGGCGCCGACCTCGCCGCGCGCAGCCTCGCGTTCCTCACCGAGCACTTCGGCAAGGCGGGACGGTTCTATTACTGGATCGCCCGCGGCGTCGACGACCGCCCGGTGCGCCCGAACCGCGAGCGCAAATCCCTCGGCACCGAAACCACCTTTCTCGCCGATCTCTTCACCCGCGAGGCCGCCCAGGCCGAACTCGACCGGCTGGTCGCCGAAGTCTGCGAGGAGTGCGCCGCGCGGAACCTGCGTGGCCGCACCGCGACGCTCAAGGTGAAATACGCGGACTTCCGCCAGATCACCCGCAGCCACACCGCCCCCCACCCGATCGTCTCGCCCGACGCGGCCGTTCGCGTCGCCGCCGGGTTGCTGGCGCCGCTGTTCCCGGTGGACCGGGGCATCCGCCTCCTCGGCTTCACCCTGTCGAGCTTCGAGGACGAACCCGCGGACGCCGCACAACTGCTTCTGGAGCTGTGA
- the cysQ gene encoding 3'(2'),5'-bisphosphate nucleotidase CysQ yields MSFDSHDQRAIGRRMRDLAVRAGIETLAYFRSPDLDVRGKSDGTPVSAADLAANALIVSGLRQSFPEIPVVSEEVGGDTPSDWSAPFFLVDPLDGTREFISGSGHYTVNIALIVDHAPLLGAVYAPALDRLQWVREAGDAVEETPPFAADAAGPARALSCRTADNAALVAVHSRSHLNSRTRQYLARYAVTEATAAGSSLKFCLLAAAEADVYPRLGPTMEWDTAAAHAVLKAAGGRVVDAETGRDLVYGKPGLANPWFVACGRGVRVLPLAP; encoded by the coding sequence ATGAGCTTCGACAGTCACGACCAGCGCGCCATCGGCCGCCGCATGCGCGATCTCGCGGTGCGGGCGGGGATCGAAACCCTCGCCTACTTCCGCTCCCCCGACCTCGACGTGCGCGGCAAGAGCGACGGCACGCCGGTGAGCGCCGCCGACCTCGCCGCCAACGCGCTGATCGTATCCGGCCTGCGGCAGAGCTTTCCGGAGATTCCGGTGGTAAGCGAAGAGGTCGGCGGCGATACGCCGTCGGACTGGAGCGCGCCGTTCTTCCTCGTCGATCCGCTCGACGGCACCCGCGAGTTCATCTCCGGCAGCGGCCATTACACCGTCAACATCGCCCTGATCGTCGATCACGCGCCGCTGCTCGGCGCGGTCTACGCCCCCGCCCTCGACCGCCTGCAATGGGTGCGGGAGGCCGGCGACGCGGTCGAGGAAACGCCGCCCTTCGCCGCCGACGCCGCCGGTCCGGCGCGCGCGCTCTCCTGCCGCACGGCGGACAACGCCGCGTTGGTGGCGGTGCATTCGCGCTCGCACCTCAACTCCCGCACCCGGCAATATCTCGCCCGCTATGCGGTGACGGAAGCCACCGCCGCCGGGTCGTCGCTGAAATTCTGCCTGCTCGCGGCCGCCGAGGCCGACGTCTACCCCCGCCTCGGCCCGACCATGGAGTGGGACACCGCCGCCGCTCACGCGGTGCTCAAGGCAGCGGGCGGCCGCGTCGTCGACGCCGAGACCGGGCGCGACCTCGTGTACGGCAAGCCCGGCCTCGCCAACCCGTGGTTCGTCGCCTGCGGGCGGGGCGTGCGGGTCCTGCCCCTCGCGCCATGA
- a CDS encoding membrane hypothetical protein (Evidence 5 : No homology to any previously reported sequences) → MKALRRVADASVMLAKWAAIAAAAVMAVMIFLQVIYRYVLADSLSYSEELARYMFVWSVALGSALALRNRAHIGVELVVERLPQRLARPAKLLAGALNLLFFGLLIRYGIEMVAATMDQESAALSLPMGYVYLAVPVSGVVLFLCETANLVDDHFGGAPAASGEV, encoded by the coding sequence ATGAAGGCACTCCGCCGCGTCGCCGACGCATCCGTAATGCTCGCGAAATGGGCCGCCATCGCCGCCGCCGCGGTGATGGCGGTGATGATCTTCCTGCAGGTGATCTACCGCTACGTCCTCGCGGATTCGCTCAGCTATTCCGAGGAGCTGGCGCGCTACATGTTCGTCTGGAGCGTCGCGCTCGGCTCCGCGCTCGCGCTCAGGAACCGCGCCCACATCGGCGTCGAGCTGGTGGTCGAACGCCTGCCGCAACGCCTCGCCCGGCCCGCGAAGCTGCTCGCCGGAGCCCTCAACCTCCTCTTCTTCGGCCTCCTGATCCGCTACGGCATCGAGATGGTAGCCGCGACCATGGATCAGGAGTCCGCCGCGCTGTCGCTGCCGATGGGCTACGTCTACCTCGCGGTTCCGGTTTCGGGGGTGGTGCTGTTCCTGTGCGAAACGGCGAACCTCGTCGACGACCATTTCGGCGGCGCGCCCGCCGCAAGCGGCGAGGTCTGA
- the rsmC gene encoding Ribosomal RNA small subunit methyltransferase C: MRMRMSLPELATLLLPFANGTLGLPAAGRALFLRAAPAPELAPLAGRLACVQGFRPGFAALESAGFAVAPEAAGEGYDLALVLLSKHKAAAFGDLADALRRLGPGGVLVAAGRSDAGAQTVLKGLRAACGGAAELSKHHCRVAWLARPATLPPEVEAWRAAAAPRRIAATGAVAAPGVFGWDKIDAGSALLAETLDTRIQGRVADFGAGWGYLSREILGRCPGVTALDLVEAEHAALEAARLNLPPRDGLDLGFLWRDAAAEPLGPYDWVVSNPPFHAGKGGDPEIGRAFIRAARRALRPRGRLLMVANRHLPYEATLTQAFRAVRTVAETPGFKVIEAEL, translated from the coding sequence ATGCGTATGCGCATGTCTTTGCCCGAACTCGCCACCCTGTTGCTGCCGTTCGCGAACGGCACACTCGGCCTCCCCGCGGCGGGCCGCGCGCTGTTCCTGCGCGCCGCGCCCGCACCCGAGCTCGCGCCGCTGGCCGGAAGGTTGGCGTGCGTGCAGGGATTCCGACCCGGCTTCGCGGCACTCGAAAGCGCGGGATTCGCGGTTGCGCCGGAAGCGGCGGGGGAAGGCTACGACCTCGCGCTGGTGCTGCTGTCGAAGCACAAGGCGGCGGCGTTCGGCGATCTCGCCGACGCGCTGCGCCGTCTCGGGCCGGGTGGCGTTCTGGTCGCCGCCGGGCGGAGCGATGCAGGCGCGCAGACGGTCCTGAAGGGGCTCCGCGCCGCGTGCGGCGGGGCCGCCGAACTCTCGAAACACCATTGCCGCGTCGCTTGGCTCGCACGCCCGGCGACGTTGCCGCCCGAGGTCGAGGCCTGGCGCGCCGCCGCTGCGCCGCGCCGCATCGCGGCCACCGGCGCGGTGGCCGCGCCCGGCGTGTTCGGGTGGGACAAGATCGACGCCGGGTCGGCGCTGCTGGCGGAAACCCTCGATACCCGGATCCAGGGGCGGGTGGCCGATTTCGGCGCGGGTTGGGGGTATCTTTCCCGCGAAATTCTCGGCCGTTGCCCGGGCGTGACCGCCCTCGATCTCGTCGAGGCCGAGCACGCCGCGCTCGAAGCCGCGCGACTCAACCTGCCGCCGCGCGACGGCTTGGACCTCGGCTTCCTCTGGCGCGACGCCGCCGCCGAGCCTCTCGGTCCCTACGACTGGGTGGTCAGCAATCCGCCGTTCCACGCGGGCAAGGGCGGCGATCCGGAGATCGGCCGCGCCTTCATCCGCGCCGCGCGCCGCGCCCTGCGGCCGCGCGGACGGCTGCTGATGGTGGCGAACCGGCATCTCCCATACGAGGCGACCCTGACGCAGGCGTTCCGCGCCGTGCGCACGGTTGCCGAAACCCCCGGATTCAAAGTGATCGAGGCGGAGCTATGA
- a CDS encoding putative N-formylglutamate amidohydrolase (Evidence 3 : Function proposed based on presence of conserved amino acid motif, structural feature or limited homology) — protein MADATWSERIPGILEIVHPDVQAMPVVLASPHSGCNYPEEFLAASRLGPVAIRRSEDAFVDRIAAIGPPRGAPLIKALFPRAYLDVNREAYELDPEMFDGPLPPFVNTISPRAAIGLGTIPRVVGHDQPIYAGRISFSDVQHRIDELYYPYHAALEALVRETRLRFGICILLDCHSMPTQGSALVNVRPDIVLGDGFGATCAPAVAETAAKVFSAAGLKVERNRPYAGGYTTRHYGRPAIGVHTLQIEMARALYMDEQQLAPLPTLTRLSEVLGQVVDAVARLDLPLAYRSQHLRAAD, from the coding sequence GTGGCCGACGCCACCTGGTCGGAACGCATTCCCGGAATTCTCGAAATCGTCCACCCGGACGTTCAGGCGATGCCGGTGGTTCTGGCGTCGCCCCATAGCGGCTGCAACTATCCGGAGGAGTTCCTCGCCGCGTCGCGGCTCGGGCCGGTGGCGATCCGCCGTTCCGAGGACGCGTTCGTCGACCGCATCGCCGCGATCGGGCCGCCGCGCGGCGCGCCGCTGATCAAGGCCCTGTTCCCGCGCGCCTATCTCGACGTCAACCGCGAGGCCTACGAACTCGATCCCGAGATGTTCGACGGGCCGCTGCCGCCGTTCGTCAACACCATCTCGCCGCGCGCCGCGATCGGCCTCGGCACGATCCCGCGCGTGGTGGGGCACGATCAGCCGATCTACGCGGGCCGGATCTCGTTCTCCGACGTCCAGCACCGCATCGACGAACTCTATTATCCGTATCATGCCGCCCTGGAAGCGCTGGTGCGCGAGACCCGCCTGCGCTTCGGCATCTGCATCCTGCTCGATTGCCACTCGATGCCGACGCAGGGCAGCGCCCTCGTCAACGTCCGCCCCGATATCGTCCTCGGCGACGGCTTCGGCGCGACCTGCGCCCCCGCCGTGGCCGAGACCGCCGCCAAGGTGTTCTCCGCCGCGGGTCTCAAGGTCGAGCGCAACCGGCCCTACGCCGGGGGCTACACCACCCGCCACTACGGCCGCCCCGCCATCGGCGTGCACACGTTGCAGATCGAGATGGCCCGCGCGCTCTACATGGACGAACAGCAGCTCGCGCCGCTGCCGACCCTGACGCGGCTATCCGAGGTTCTCGGCCAGGTGGTGGATGCGGTGGCGCGCCTCGACCTGCCGCTCGCCTACCGTTCTCAGCACCTCCGCGCGGCGGACTGA
- a CDS encoding Aspartyl/asparaginyl-beta-hydroxylase, with amino-acid sequence MQAESQQKFKTNGLEDTMSGASLAARAMQSVVDRAERLNLKYSAVGNPPVYATDAFPWAREVEAEWRLIRAELDRILVRKGELPAFHEISSEVRSISSDTNWKTFFLCGYGIKSDDAIAQCPETWRILQKIPGLKSAMFSIFEPGKHLPPHRGPYNGVLRFHLGLIVPPEPDKIGIRVSDRLCHWEEGKALIFDDAYEHEAWNHSDKVRVVLFVDFEKPTRFPASLTNKAVLNMAVFTPFIREGYKAHKAWEKMFYGEGRKHR; translated from the coding sequence ATGCAGGCCGAGAGCCAGCAGAAGTTCAAAACCAACGGCCTCGAAGACACGATGTCGGGCGCGAGCCTCGCCGCGCGCGCGATGCAGAGCGTCGTCGACCGGGCCGAACGGCTCAATCTCAAGTATTCGGCGGTGGGCAACCCGCCGGTCTACGCTACCGACGCGTTCCCCTGGGCGCGCGAGGTCGAGGCCGAATGGCGGCTGATCCGCGCCGAGCTCGACAGAATCCTGGTGCGCAAGGGCGAACTCCCGGCGTTCCACGAGATTTCGTCGGAGGTGCGCTCGATCTCCTCCGACACCAACTGGAAGACCTTCTTCCTCTGCGGCTACGGCATCAAGTCCGACGACGCGATCGCGCAATGCCCGGAGACCTGGCGCATCCTTCAGAAGATCCCCGGCCTCAAGTCGGCGATGTTCTCGATCTTCGAGCCCGGCAAACACCTGCCGCCGCATCGCGGCCCCTACAACGGCGTGCTGCGCTTCCACCTCGGCCTGATCGTGCCGCCGGAGCCCGACAAGATCGGCATCCGCGTCTCCGACCGGTTGTGCCACTGGGAGGAAGGCAAGGCGCTGATCTTCGACGACGCCTACGAGCACGAGGCGTGGAACCACTCCGACAAGGTGCGCGTGGTGCTGTTCGTGGATTTCGAGAAACCCACCCGCTTCCCCGCCAGCCTCACCAACAAGGCGGTGCTCAACATGGCGGTGTTCACCCCCTTCATCCGCGAGGGCTACAAGGCGCACAAGGCGTGGGAGAAGATGTTCTACGGCGAGGGCCGCAAGCACCGTTGA
- the yeaU gene encoding putative tartrate dehydrogenase (Evidence 3 : Function proposed based on presence of conserved amino acid motif, structural feature or limited homology; Product type pe : putative enzyme) — protein MRTYRIAAIPGDGIGKEVIAAGVEVLTALAERDGGFALAFETFDWGSDRYKACGAMMPADGRERLKDFDAIYFGAVGAPDVPDHVTLWGLRLAICQPFDQYANVRPTRILKGIRSPLAGVGPEDLDWVIVRENSEGEYAGQGGRSHQGLPIEVATEVSIFTRAGVERIMRFAFELARSRPKKRLTVVTKSNAQRNGMVMWDEIAAEVAQGYPDVAWDKMLVDAMTMRMVLKPGTLDTIVATNLHADILSDLAAALAGSLGIAPTANVNPDRAFPSMFEPIHGSAFDIAGKGIANPVGTFWTGAMMLDHLGETDAAARLMRAVERVTADPALHTPDLGGGATTREVTDAMLASLRADNR, from the coding sequence ATGCGCACCTACAGGATCGCCGCAATTCCCGGCGACGGCATCGGCAAGGAAGTGATCGCGGCGGGGGTCGAGGTGCTGACCGCCCTCGCGGAGCGCGACGGCGGCTTCGCCCTCGCCTTCGAGACCTTCGACTGGGGCTCCGACCGCTACAAGGCGTGCGGCGCGATGATGCCCGCCGACGGCCGCGAACGGCTGAAGGATTTCGACGCGATCTACTTCGGCGCGGTGGGCGCGCCCGACGTGCCGGACCATGTCACCCTGTGGGGTCTGCGTCTCGCGATCTGCCAACCCTTCGACCAATATGCCAACGTCCGCCCGACGCGCATCCTCAAGGGCATTCGCAGCCCGCTCGCGGGCGTCGGCCCCGAAGACCTCGACTGGGTGATCGTGCGCGAGAACTCGGAAGGCGAATACGCGGGGCAAGGCGGGCGCAGCCACCAGGGGTTGCCGATCGAGGTCGCCACCGAGGTTTCGATCTTCACCCGCGCCGGGGTCGAGCGGATCATGCGCTTCGCCTTCGAGCTCGCCCGCTCGCGGCCGAAAAAGCGCCTGACCGTCGTCACCAAATCCAACGCCCAGCGCAACGGCATGGTGATGTGGGACGAGATCGCCGCCGAGGTGGCCCAGGGGTACCCCGACGTCGCCTGGGACAAGATGTTGGTGGACGCGATGACGATGCGGATGGTGCTCAAGCCGGGAACCCTCGACACCATCGTCGCCACCAACCTCCATGCCGACATCCTCTCCGACCTCGCCGCCGCGCTGGCGGGGTCCCTCGGCATCGCGCCGACCGCCAACGTCAACCCGGACCGCGCCTTCCCCTCGATGTTCGAGCCGATCCACGGCTCGGCGTTCGACATCGCCGGAAAGGGGATCGCCAACCCGGTGGGAACCTTCTGGACCGGCGCGATGATGCTCGACCACCTCGGCGAGACCGACGCCGCGGCGCGTCTGATGCGCGCCGTCGAACGCGTCACCGCCGACCCCGCGCTGCACACCCCCGACCTCGGCGGCGGCGCCACCACCCGCGAGGTCACCGACGCGATGCTCGCATCCCTGAGAGCGGACAACCGCTGA
- a CDS encoding TRAP dicarboxylate transporter, DctM subunit, with amino-acid sequence MTVALLFAALGVLLLLNVPIAVALGLSTALALLHSGLPLTLVVQRMIASNDSFSLMAIPFFILAGAAMTHGGVSRRLVAFADSLFGWMIGGLGIVAQITGVFFSAISGSSAATTAAVGGIIFPEMEKRGYDRSFSAAIVAASGETGIVIPPSVPLVVYGVVAGVSIGDLFLGGVGPGLLMGVALCLLIYGVSRRRGYGGGEFKGFAAVWTSFREAIWGLLMPVIILGGIYGGVFTATEAAVVAVFYGFFVGFAVYRDLKISHLPKIFETTVTGTAVVMFIMNAAGLFSWVITREQFPSQLAAYFISLTSDPIVFLMLINVLLFAVGCILNASAAITILAPILVPIVTRLGIDPVFFGVIMTANLAIGCLTPPVGVDLFIASGIAKVPITRLSRAILPFLAVLIAVQLTITYFPAITMALPHAMK; translated from the coding sequence ATGACCGTCGCTCTCCTGTTCGCAGCGCTCGGCGTGTTGCTGCTGCTCAACGTGCCGATCGCGGTGGCGCTCGGGCTCTCCACCGCGCTCGCGCTCCTCCACTCCGGCCTGCCGCTCACGCTGGTGGTGCAGCGAATGATCGCCTCCAACGATTCGTTCTCGCTGATGGCGATCCCGTTCTTCATCCTCGCGGGCGCGGCGATGACCCACGGCGGCGTGTCGCGCCGCCTCGTCGCCTTCGCGGACTCGCTGTTCGGCTGGATGATCGGCGGCCTCGGCATCGTCGCGCAGATCACCGGTGTGTTCTTCTCGGCGATATCCGGATCCTCGGCGGCGACCACCGCCGCGGTCGGCGGCATCATCTTCCCCGAGATGGAGAAACGCGGCTACGACCGCAGCTTCTCCGCCGCGATCGTCGCCGCCTCGGGCGAGACCGGCATCGTCATCCCGCCGAGCGTGCCGCTGGTGGTCTACGGCGTCGTCGCCGGGGTTTCGATCGGCGACCTGTTCCTCGGCGGCGTCGGCCCGGGGCTGCTGATGGGCGTGGCGCTATGCCTGCTGATCTACGGCGTCTCCCGCCGCAGGGGCTACGGCGGCGGAGAATTCAAGGGGTTCGCCGCGGTCTGGACGAGCTTCCGCGAGGCGATCTGGGGACTGTTGATGCCGGTGATCATTCTCGGCGGCATCTACGGCGGCGTCTTCACCGCCACCGAGGCGGCGGTGGTGGCGGTGTTCTACGGCTTCTTCGTCGGCTTTGCGGTCTATCGCGACCTCAAGATCTCGCACCTGCCGAAGATCTTCGAAACCACCGTCACCGGCACCGCGGTGGTGATGTTCATCATGAACGCCGCCGGACTGTTCAGCTGGGTGATCACCCGCGAACAATTCCCCTCCCAGCTCGCCGCCTACTTCATCAGCCTCACCAGCGATCCGATCGTGTTCCTGATGCTGATCAACGTGCTGCTGTTCGCGGTGGGGTGCATTCTCAACGCCTCGGCGGCGATCACCATCCTCGCGCCGATCCTGGTGCCGATCGTCACCCGCCTCGGCATCGATCCGGTGTTCTTCGGCGTGATCATGACCGCCAATCTCGCGATCGGCTGCCTCACGCCGCCGGTCGGCGTCGACCTGTTCATCGCCTCCGGCATCGCCAAGGTGCCGATCACCCGCCTCTCCCGGGCGATCCTGCCGTTCCTCGCGGTGCTGATCGCGGTGCAGCTCACCATCACCTATTTCCCCGCCATCACCATGGCGCTGCCGCACGCGATGAAGTGA